The following are from one region of the Arachis duranensis cultivar V14167 chromosome 10, aradu.V14167.gnm2.J7QH, whole genome shotgun sequence genome:
- the LOC127742672 gene encoding MADS-box protein FBP24-like has translation MGRGKIEIKRIENTTTRQVTFSKRRNGLLKKTNELSVLCDAQIGLIVFSNTGKLFRYFSHPYRMDQIIEKYQRSTGTRITPHGHSHHQEDLLTEMAMLRHQNLSLEMGIQRYLGEGIACLQYEELTQLEDEVQSSVARVRTGTKQAQKQRTRIPTLTPN, from the exons ATGGGAAGGggaaagatagagataaagagGATAGAAAACACGACGACGAGGCAAGTGACATTCTCAAAGAGAAGGAACGGACTCCTGAAGAAGACCAATGAGCTCTCTGTCCTCTGTGACGCCCAGATCGGACTCATCGTCTTCTCCAACACTGGCAAGCTCTTTCGCTACTTCTCTCACCCCTACAG GATGGATCAAATAATTGAAAAGTACCAACGATCTACAGGGACTCGCATAACGCCCCATGGACATTCCCACCATCAG GAAGATTTATTGACTGAGATGGCAATGTTGAGGCATCAAAATCTGAGCCTTGAGATGGGGATTCAGCGCTACCTTGGAGAGGGCATAGCTTGTCTCCAATATGAAGAATTGACTCAGCTTGAAGATGAAGTTCAAAGCTCTGTTGCAAGGGTTCGAACCGGAACCAAACAGGCCCAGAAACAACGAACCCGCATACCTACTCTAACCCCCAATTGA